A region of the Corynebacterium renale genome:
GTGCACTCCTTCTCAATGCCACGAATCTGCTCGTAGAGGCTCCACGCCGTATCTGCGGATGCGGTCAGCGGGCAGGTACGTACGGAAAGATATCCGCCGCCGCGCAAGGGGGTGACGGTTGCCAGCACGTCGTAGGGGCTGCCGTCTGCTGCTGCGTTGCGCACGTACGCGGCGAACGGCTTGCCCGCTTTAAGGGTGGCCCACATGGCGTGGAAGGCGCCGGCTGGCATGAAATCATTACGGATAATGTTGTGCGGCGCCCCGACGAGCTCCTCCCGGGAGTGTTGGGACAGCCGGACGAACACGTCGTTGGCTAGCTCAATATGTCCTTTTTCATCAGTGGTGGAGAAGAACACATCATCTACGCCAACTGGGTTGTTCGCTGCCACGGGGCTGCTCCTCACATTCATACCTAAGAATTTGCTTACTAGAGCTTAAACATTCAGCCCTAATAGAACAACCGGCGGACATAGCTTTATGCTATGCCCGCCGGTCAAAGGTGGTGCTCCGCGCGAACTAGCGGCGCGCACTACCCCCTAACGGAGTACGTTGAGTTCTACCTTCTGGAAACTCTTCACGTCCGTGTAACCACACTTTGCCATCGCGCGACGCAGCCCGCCCACAATGTTGTGGCGACCCATCGGGTCCGCGGACGGCCCGTGCAGAATGACCTCGAGTGGTGCCAGGTCGAAACCAAAGTCATTGGTTTCCACCCAACCGCGCGGGTACCGCGGGTGTGCGGCAGCGGTCGGCCAGTAGGCACCCTTGCCGGCAGCCTCGTTAGCAGTGGAGAGCAACGCGCCCAGCATGACGGCGTCCGCACCGCAGGCTAGTGCCTTAACGACGTCGCCGGAAGTGTAGAACTCGTCATCGGCGATGATGTGCACGTAGCGGCCTTCGGTTTCATCCAAGTATTCGCGGCGCGCGGCAGCAACATCGGCGATAGCGGTGGCTAGCGGGGTTTCGATGCCCAACGCGATGTCGTTGGTGTTTGCGCCACCGCCAACGATCACGCCCACGGCACCAGTGCGCATCATGTGCAATGCGGTGGTGTAGTCGGTGACGCCACCAGCAATCACCGGTACGTCAAGCTTGCCGATGAAGTCCTTCAGGTTGAGCGCCTCGCCGGTGCTGTCCACGTGCTCCGCGGAGGTCACGGTGCCCTGGATAATCAGGAGTTCCGCACCCGCCTTAATCACTGGCTCGGCCAGCTCGCGAGCGTGCTGCGGGCTGACGCGCACGGCAACGGTCACACCGGATTCACGGACCTGCTGGATACGTTCGGTCAGAAGGTCAAGGTCCAGTGGTGCGGCGTGGAGTTCCTGCAGCACCTTGTTGGATTCGGAACCTTCACGTTCGTTCTGGGCGGCCTCGAGGACCTGCGCAATCGCTGCGTCCAAGTCGCGGTGGCGTCCCCACAAGCCCTCGGCGTTAATCACGCCTAGGCCACCTTGCTTGCCCATCTCGATGACGAACTCTGGGGATGCCAAGGCGTCGGTTGGGTGGCTGATGAGTGGGATGTCGAACCGGTAGGCGTCGATATGCCAGGTTGTGTCTACGTCCTTCGAGGAACGGGTACGGCGGTTCGGCACGATGGAAATGTCGGATAGGCCGTAGACGCGGCGGGCACGTTTGTTGAGTCCAATATCAACGTAATCACGCATGGTGTTCTCCTGCGATTAGCGGTAGTTAGGTGCTTCGACAGTCTGGGTGATGTCGTGCGGGTGGGATTCCTTCAGTCCAGCGGCGGTGATCTGGACGAAGCGCTTGGTCTGCAGTTCAGCGATGTTTGCGGAACCGGTGTAGCCCATCGCAGCACGCAGGCCACCGACCATCTGGTGGGTGATTGCGTCGATGGAACCACGGAATGGGACGCGGCCTTCAATGCCCTCTGGGACCAGCTTGTCCTCACTCTTCACGTCTGCCTGGAAGTAGCGGTCCTTGGAGTAGGAGCGCTTCTCACCGGTGAGGCCACGGCCTTGCATAGCGCCCATGGAGCCCATGCCACGGTAGCGCTTGTACTGCTTACCGCCGACGACCACGATGTCGCCAGGTGCCTCGGCGGTGCCGGCGAGCATGGAACCCAGCATGACGGTGTCCGCACCAGCAGCCAGCGCCTTAGCGATGTCGCCAGAGAACTGCATGCCACCGTCAGCGATGACTGGAACGCCAGCTGCCTTGGCAGGCACGGATGCTTCCAGGATGGACGTAATCTGCGGGGCGCCCACGCCAGCAACAACGCGGGTGGTGCAAATCGAACCTGGGCCAATACCAACCTTGATGGCGTCGGCACCAGCGTCGATCATGGCTTTCGCGGCCTCGCGGGTAGCCAGGTTGCCGCCAATAATGTCCACGCGGTCACCGAAATCCTTCTGGACGCGCGACACCATCTCGAGAACACGGTTGTTGTGTGCATGTGCGGAGTCCACGACAAGGACGTCCACGCCGGCGTCGACAAGCATGCCAGCACGCTCGTAGGACTCCTCACCAGTGCCGATACCCGCAGCCACCAACAGGCGACCAGACGCATCCTTCGACGCGTTCGGGTACTGCTCCGTCTTGACGAAGTCCTTCACAGTAATAAGGCCGACCAGCTTATTCTGCTTATCGACGATCGGAAGTTTCTCCACCTTATTCGCAGAAAGCAGCGCCAACGCCTCGTCCTTAGTGACGCCCTCATGAGCCACTACGAGCGGCATACTCGTCATCACCTCAGAGACCACGCGGTTGACGTCCGGTTCGAAACGCATATCACGGTTGGTACAAATGCCCAGCAGGACACCATCGCCATCGACGACAGGCAGACCCGAAATGCGGTAGCGGGCGCACAGTGCGTCTACCTCACCAATGGTCATGTCGGGGGTACACGTAACGGGGTCGGTGACCATTCCGGATTCGGAACGCTTCACGATCTCCACCTGCTCAGCCTGCTCCTGCGAGGACAGGTTGCGGTGCAGCACACCAATACCACCCTGGCGGGCCATCGCGATAGCCATGCGGGACTCCGTCACGGTGTCCATCGCAGCCGACGCAATCGGAATACCCAGCCGAATATTACGGGTGAACTGCGAAGACGTCTCTACCTCGGACGGGACGATATTCGATTCTGCCGGGAGCAGCAGCACATCATCAAACGTCAGCCCATTGAGAATGATCTTGTTCGGGTCGTCCCCACCGGTGTGTACGCGCCCGTCCTGTCCTGCCATTGCCATACTCTCTCCTAAGATTTCCGCACGGAAAAGTCCTCACGTGGTGACTTATTGCCATAACTTTACATCCGAACCCAGACACTGGGCAGACGGGGTTAATAACCATCGCCCGAATGATGGACTAGTATCGCGGGCATGTATAACGAGCTGCCACCAGACCCATTCGCCAATGACCCCAATGATCCGGCGAATCTGTTTGATGACTTTTCCGAACCAGCAGCTCCCCCACTGACCCCCGAAGATTTCCTGGCCCTGCACAACGATCTGCAATCCGTGGCTGAATTTAAAAAGCTGCTGCGCCCCCGCGGGATCGAAGGCGTCTTCTTCTACTGCGAGGACTGCGAAGAAGTCCACTACTTCGACTGGGACATCATCGAATCAAATCTCAAGGCCACCATCGCGAATAGCCTGGCCCCCGTCCACGAGCCGAGCGTAGAACCGGACCCCAACCGATACGTGCCCTGGGACTATGCCCTGGGTTACCTGCACGGCCTGCAGGACACGAACTAAACAATAAAGCTCGCACACAGTTCACTACAGTGCGCGAGCTCTTTTTATTCCCCTGCCGGTGATTGTTCTGCCGGTGCAGGCGCCGCCGGGGACGGGACGTCCGGAGCAGGCTGCGTCGGCGTGGCCGTCGGGCTCGCGGACGGGCTGGTCTGCGGCCGCGGTGCTGGCGTACTCGAGGCTGGCGCTGGCTGCGGCGCCGGCGATGGGGTCACCGTATGCGTCACGGTCACGGTTTCCGTCACCGTTGGTGGGGCTGCCGGTTCCTTCTTGTCCGTGGATTCGGGTTCCGTGGAGGTTGGGGTGCTTGTCGACGTCTGCGTGGTCGGCTTCTCATCGCGCTCAGCACGCCCATCACGGCGGTCTAGTTCAGCGACCAGGTTGCGGGCCTCTGCAAGCAGGGAGCGGGTGGCATCCATGTCGCCTTCCCCGGCCTTACTATCGATTTCCTCCAGCGTGGAGGCAAGCTCCACAACCCGGGCTTCCTGCGCGGACTGCGCCGGGCCGAGGAACGCGAAACCGCCGATAGCCATAACGATTGATGCAGCTGCAGCGCCGATTACTCCCGCGACTGGGGCACTCATTGGCTTCCGGGTGCGCCTACCACGCCGGCCTCGGCGTTCCGACAACTCGTCTGCTGGGAGGCCTGCAGCATCTTCCCCCTTCTGGGCATCCACAAGCACGTCCGGGTTAAAGGGGGCGTGGGGGGCGCGGGCGTCGTCGCGAAGCGAAGCCAACAGCTGGCCTAACTCATCATCAGGGGTGCGTCCCCGCCCGATGGCGTCGAGTGCTGCATCATCGTCGAACAATGCACGCAGCTGATCCGGACCATCCTGTCCGCGATGTGTCATCGACTATTCTCCCTTTTCCAACATGGTGCGCAACGTTGCTAATGCGCGGTGTTGCGCAACCCGCACAGCGCCTGGCGTCGAGCCCACAATCTGCGCAGTTTCCTCCGCGGTCATCCCCTCCACAACGCGGAGAATAATGATGTCGCGAGCCTTCTCACTTAAACCATCGAGAAGTCGGCGCATAGTGTTACTTCCGTCGACTTCCAGGGCATAATCCTCCGGAAGATCACGGTGACTCGTGTGCTCAGGCACCTCCTCCACCGGCTGCATCGCGTCGCGGCCCATGAATCGGTGCGCGTCGGCAACCTTGTGGGAGGCGATCCCGTACACGTACGCCATGAATGGCCGGCCCCGGTCCACGTACCGGCCGATGGACTGCGCCACCGCCAGGCAGACTTCCTGCGCCACGTCCTCCGCAGTGGGTGTCCTTCCCCCTCCGATGCGAGCGCGCGCATACCGCAATACGGGCGGGTAAATCTCCTGGAGAAGGTGGTGTAGCGCCTTTTTATCCCCACCGACTGCGGCGACGACGTACTCTTCGACGTCGTTGACAACCACCGACGAAGCCTGAGCGCTCGAATGCTCGTCCGCTGCGCCCACAGCCTCGCCTCCTCTCCGCATGAATAACTCCCGCCATTATCGCATACGAGACCACAAACCAACATAGCGGGGCACAGGGGCTGGGAACTTCGACCGCTACACGACGTCCACGCTCCCCGCAGGCCGAGTAGCCAAGAATTCACCCACTATTCATCTTCGCCGCATTGGTAGTATTTATGCAGGTGAAGGCGGGTTACACCTGCTAAGTTTTGGAGAAATTACTTCGCATATCCGCGGATTTCATAGGAAATTAACGTTCAGTTAGCAACCGTTCACATCGCTGCGCCACCCTACTCACTGTCCCCCGCACCGGCCACAACTCGGCCGAGCACCGGCCAAACGTGGCCGAATAGTGGCACAGAAATGGAGAAAACGACGTGACTGCCCCTTCAGTCCTCCCCGGACCCAACGCAGACTTCTGGGACTGGCAACTACACGGCGCCTGCCGAGGCAAAGACTCCGACGTGTTCTACCACCCAGACGGCGAACGAGGGCGGGCGCGGTGGCGTCGAGAAGCACAAGCCAAGGCCATCTGCCGTGGCTGTCCTGTCCTCTCGCAGTGCCGTGAGCACGCCCTCGCCGTGGCCGAGCCCTACGGCATCTGGGGTGGATTAAGCGAGGGCGAGCGCAACGACATCTTGCGCGGGCGCACGCGCGTGACCGCATAGCGCCGAATCATTGCCCCGCACAGCAGAAAGCCCGCACTGTTCCTGCAGAACCGTGCGGGCTTAAACGCGTAGTAGCCCTTAGTGGGCGTGGCCGTGGCCAGCTGCCTGCTCCTCGGGATCTGCGGGCTTATCCACAACAGATGCTTCGGTGGTCAGGACCATGCGGGCAACGGACGAAGCGTTGACCACTGCGGAGTGGGTTACCTTGACGGGGTCGATAATGCCCTGTTCAATAAGGTTTCCGTACTCGAGGGTCGCGGCGTTGTAGCCTTCGCCGTTGGGTAGTTCAGCAATCTTGGAGGTCACGACTGCGCCATCGACACCAGCGTTTTCTGCGATCCAGAACGCTGGCTTGGACAGTGCGCGGGACAATGCCAAGACACCGACCTTAATTTCGCCATCGAACTGCGCGGCGTATTCGCGCAGTTCCTCAGCAATCTGGACGAGTGCGGAACCGCCACCAGCGATGATGCCTTCCTGCGCTGCAGCACGTGCAGCGTTGATGGCGTCCTCGACGCGCAGCTTGCGCTCGCCAACCTCGGTCTCGGTTGCTGCACCGACGCGGATCACTGCGACGCCACCGGACAGCTTGGCCAGGCGCTCTTCCGCCTTTTCCTTGTCCCAGGTGGAGTCGGTGTTTTCGATCTCGCGACGGATCTGCTCGCGGCGTGCCTCGACAGCTTCCGCGGAGCCAGCACCCTCAACCAGAACGGTCTCGTCCTTGGTTACCGTGATGCGGCGTGCAGAACCCAGCACGTCCAGGCCAGCCTCCTGCAGGGTGACACCAACCTCAGGGTCGATGACCGTTGCGTCGGTGACAACTGCCAGATCATCCATGAATGCCTTGCGGCGCTCCCCGAAGTACGGTGCCTTCACCGCGACGACCTGCAGGGTCTTGCGGATGGAGTTCACAACCAGGGTGGACAGCGGTTCGCCGTCGACGTCCTCGGCCATGATCAGGGTGGGCTTGCCGGTCTGCGCGATCTGCTCGAGCAGCGGCAGGAACTCTGGCAGGGAGGAAATCTTGTTGCGCACCAGGAGGACCTGTGCGTTTTCCAGGACTGCCTGACCAGACTCCGGGTCGGTGACGAAGTACGGCGAGAGGTAACCCTTGTCGAAGGAAATGCCTTCGGTAATGTCCAGGGTGGACTCGATGGTCTGGGATTCCTCGACGGTCACCACGCCGTCCTTGCCCACCTTGTCCATGGCGCCAGCGACAATGTCGCCGACAACCTGGTCGCGGGAGGACACGGTCGCTACGTTTGCAATATCTGCGGTGGTGGAAACAGGGGTTGCACGCTCGCGCAACTTCTCCACGACCAGCTCAACACCCTTGGAGATGCCCTTGTTCAGCTCTACCGGGTTTGCGCCGGCTGCGACGTTGCGCAGGCCCTCAGCAACGAGTGCCTGTGCCAGCAGCGTTGCGGTGGTAGTGCCGTCGCCGGCAATGTCGTTGGTCTTAATCGCAACCGACTTCACCAGCTGTGCGCCCAGGTTCTCGAAGGGATCCTCGAGGTCAATATCACGGGCGATGGTCACGCCGTCGTTCGTGACGGTCGGGCCACCGAAAGCCTTGTCCAGGACCACATTGCGGCCGCGCGGGCCCAAGGTGACCTTGACTGCATCAGCCAGCTTATCGACGCCCCGCTGGATGCCTTCGCGTGCTTCTTGATCAAATGCAATAAGTTTTGCCATGTGGCACCGCCTTACTTGCCGACGGTTGCGAGGATGTCGCGTGCGGAAAGAATGAGGTATTCCTCGCCGTTGTACTTAATTTCGGTTCCGCCGTACTTGGAGAAGATCACGACGTCGCCTTCCTTGACGTCGACAGGGATGCGCTCGCCCTTGTCGTCGAAGCGGCCTGGGCCGACTGCGATGACGGTTGCTTCCTGCGGCTTCTCCTGCGCGGAATCTGGGATAACAAGACCGGAGGCCGTGGTGGTTTCGGCCTCGTTAATCTGAACCAAGATGCGGTCTTCAAGTGGGGTGATGTTGACGTTTGCCACTGTCATTCCTCCAGTGTGTTTCATTAGTGAATCTGTGCTGAGGCGGAACCTCAAAAAATGGCCCCGCTTCTGTTTGGCACTCTACCCCTGCGAGTGCTAGGTTTCAACAACACTCGGCCCACAGTGCGGAAACGGCGTCTAGTAGGCCTCGAGGTTCACCACCGCGTTGTGCCACAGCTGGAATTCCTGCGGGAAATCCGCCTTATAATTCTCCACCGCGCGCGCCGCTTGAGCAATGCCTTCTGCAATTTCTTCCTCCGACGCAGCGAAGAATACGGCCACGCCCGCGACCGCTTGGGTGGGGTCCAAGAAAAAGCGAGAGTTACCCGTCGCTGCTTCCAGCCGCGCCAACGATGCAATCGCATTCGGCTCCGAACCAGGCTCGGGAGCGGCGCTAAAAACCATGCGGCATGAGGTGGTTTCTTCACTAAACGCTGCCGCTGCCATCTCGGGCTCGGGACCAACGACGGTCAGTGGATTGGCAGCATCGAAAGAGATGGCTTCGGTACGCCCATCGGGGTGAACTAGGATTCCGGCGGTCATATTTCTCCAGTCTGGGTAGAAACATTGTAAGCCCTTCGCGTGAAGCGATAGGTGCAGGTCATCGACTACCGTAAGGCTTCCGACGGCCACCCGCAGCGCATGCCACAAAGATTTCACCCAGCCGTCATCTGGCGTTTATCTGACCCTACTGCCTCCTAGTTCACAATCGGGGTCTCAACCTCTAGCGAGGGGTTACAACCCACAGTCAGGTCAGAGGGCTGCGCGCCCGCATGAATAAGCTCCGCGGCCAGCGTTGCGATCATCAGCCCGTTATCCGTGCACAAGGAGAACTTGGGTACCCGCAGCTCAATCCCAGCGGCTGCGCAGCGCTCTTCCGCCAGTCCACGCAGCCGTGAATTCGCGGCCACACCACCACCGAGGAGTAGCACCCGGGCTGCCGTATCTTCGCAGGCCCGCACGGCTTTCATCGTGAGAACATCAGCTACCGCCTCTTGGAAGGACGCACACACGTCCTCAACGCTGATGACCTCGCCTTCGCGTTCAGCCTTCTCCACGTAGCGCGCCACGGCCGTCTTCAAACCAGAGAAAGAGAAATCATGGCGGTGCCCTTTTTCCTCATCAACCCTGCGCGTCAAAGCGCGCGGGAAACGGATCGCCTTCGGATTGCCGCGCTGTGCCAACTTGTCGATAACCGGACCACCCGGGTACCCCAGCCCGAGGAGTCGTGACACTTTGTCGTATGCCTCGCCGGCGGCGTCGTCAAGCGTGCTTCCCAGCTCCCGCATGGGCTTGCCCACCGCGTCGACCTCGAGCAGCTGCGTGTGCCCGCCGGAGACCAACAGCGCCACCGCATGCGGCAGGGTCTGCCCCTCCAAGTTCGCCACAGCGACGTGCCCACCCAGGTGGTTCACACCGTAGAAAGGAACGCCCCACGCCGCGGCATAAGCCTTCGCCGCCGAGGCTCCTACCAGCAAAGCACCAGCTAGACCAGGCCCTACGGTCGCGGCCACCGCATCAGGCTTATCGACGCCCACCTGCTGCAAAGCTTCACCCATCACCGGGATCATGGCCTCTAGGTGCGCACGCGATGCAATCTCCGGGACCACTCCCCCGAAGCGGGCGTGCTGCTCCATCGACGAAGCCACAACGTTCGCCAACGGCTCGAGCGCGCCGTCTTCGTGCAAGTTAAGGATGCCCACGGCGGTTTCGTCGCAGGAGCTTTCAATTCCGGCAATAATCATCTACGCATTCTCCTTGAGGGCCTCGTTGGGGCGAGGTTCGCGTTTCATAGTGTAGGCATCAGCATGAGATTGCGGGTAATAGTTCTTCCGAATCCCGAGGCGTACGAAACCAGCTTTTTCGTAGAGCCCGACTGCTGGGGCGTTATCAGTGCGGACCTCGAGGAATATGGGCCCGCCGGCGGCGTCAGCAATATCTGTGAGCTGGTCTAAGAGCGCCGTCCCCAGGCCATGCCCCTGGTAGGCGGGATCCACGCCAATCGTGTGTACTTCAAACTCCGGGAAGGCCTGCGGCCCGGCCTGGGAGAGGCCAGCGTAGCCCACGAGTTTTCCTTCGATGGTTGCGCCAAGATACGTGTTACGCGGCTGGATTAGTTCGTGCTCGAAGGCTTCCTTGGGCCACGGGGAGTCACCGGGGAATAGGATTTCCTCCAACTCCGCACAGCGCCCCGCATCCGCCTTCGTGAGCGGGCGAAACTCTGGCTTAGAGTGCGACATCAGGAATCGCCGCCGACTTTGGCTGCTGCTTCGGCGGGACCGCATCCGGGCGACGCAGGTACAACGGCTCCAGCGGGCCGGGCTCAGAGTTCAGGTCGGCGGTAGCGACCAAGCCGGCAGCACTCAGCTTCGGCTCGCGGGTAGGTACCTGCTGCCACTGCTCCGGGAGCTGCGTGGCCAACTTTTCCGGGATGACCACACATTCCGTCAGCGGACTGTCCAGGTTGCCCGGGCGGACCACATCCGGGCCACTCGTGCGGGCGCCATCGGCGTAGGCTGCCCAGTAGATTTCACGACGGCGCGCATCGGTGGCCACCAACGCGGACCCCTCCAGCTGCATGGTCGCTGCAATCGCGTCATGGGTACACACACCCCACACCGGGATCCCGCGCGCATGGCCAATCGCAGCGGCCGTGACCATACCCACGCGCAAACCCGTGAACGGACCGGGACCCACGCCCACCACAATTCCCCCAAGATCGGCGTACTCACAGCCAGCCTCCGCCAAGACCTTATTAATGGTGGGAACCAGGAGCTCATTATGGCCCTTCACATGCGGCTCAAAAGCCTCAGCGACTGCAGCACCGGTCTCCGTTGACACCACTCCCACGATGAGATCTGGGGTGGCGGTATCCACAGCTAAAATTAACACGCACCCAGCATAGCCCCCATGCGGGCGGACTTAGCGGGCGCGGGTGCCGTCGAAAAGCTCAAAAAGGCGAGCCAACACCTTCCCGCCAGAAACCCGCAGACCGTCGTGGGCATATTCGCTGGTCACCCAGTTCTTCACCCGCGGCATCAGGCGCGAGGTCGCAAGGGAGGTCTCCAGCGGAACAAAAATGTCATCCACATAAATCGCCGCCGCGCCGGGAACCTGCGAGGCTCGCAACAAATCAGCATCGTAGAGTTGCGGCCACGGATGATTCGCCAATATGCCCGCTACTTTCTTCCACGGCTTCCAGCCGGGCACCGTGTTAAACCACGCAGGATCCACGTGCTCGGCAGTCATCACCGGCTTCTCCGAGACACGGCTGGCGGCCCAACTCGTAGCCTGCCCATCGGCCCAGCACGATTCATGCAACACCCCATACAGCGGGTTCCGGGGACTATACGGAAGGGCATCGGCCAGGTCGTACAGGAACCGGTCACTGCCCATGTCTTGGTCTAAAAGCCCGTGCAGGCGCTGCCACCCATGCGTCGAACCCAATAACATGCCCAACGACTTCAGACGCGACACACTGACCACCTCCCCCGTGGGCAGCACGATGTCTCCCTTCATGGCCTGCAAAAGAAGGTCATCCCACACACTGCGATGGAACGGGAACCGGGTGAAATAGCGGTCTGCCTCCACATCCACAGCAGCTAACGTGCGGCGATACACATCCTCAACCGAGTGGCCCAAAGCCGGCAGCCCACCGGTAAAGAAGACAGCTGAAAGAGATTGCGGATGGCTCATGCAATAGTGCGCCGACGTAAACCCACCAAAAGATTGGCCCAGCAATGCCCACTGCTCCACGCCCAAGAAAGTGCGCAACGCCTCAGCGTCGCGCACGATGGCGTCCGCGCGGAAATGCGTGAGGTACTCCGCAACCTCGGCGGCCGTGCCCTGATCTAAAATGCGCGAATCAATGGGCGAGGATTCACCCGTACCCCGCTGGTCCATGAAGACCACCTGGTAACGCTCCAAAGCCACGGGCAACCACGACGGCTGCGACGGATCATGGAACGGGCGCGGGGCCTCCATCCCAGGACCGCCCTGCAGAAAAAGGAGGTACGGGAGGTCCTCCCCACCCTTCCGGGACACGATTCGGCTAGCAACAGAAAGCTCGGTCCCCACAGGTCCGTCCGCACCACCCGGACGGACCGGCTGCGTGATGTGAACTTCCCGGTAGAAAAGGGAACCGAGCTGATATTTTTTAGTAAACGTGACCGCTGGCAGAGATGTCATTTTCCACAGTGTAGTGTGGCTGCCACCGTTGGTCTAGGGAATGTCCGAGGTCGGCCTCGGCCGACCTCGGGAAAGCGCTTATGCAAGCAGGAGCAACAGCAACATCTGCGACACAATAATCTTGCCGATCATCGCCGTTGGGTAGACCGTCGCATAGCCACGCTGGGCCAACTCCGTGCCAGTCTGACCATTGAGGTACGCAATAATCGCCGGGTTCGTACAGATACCCGCGGCCACGCCCATGGCCTCATCCCAGCGCAGCTTGAGCAGGTACATGCCCACGACGATCGACAGCGCGCATACAGCGATGGTCAGAATGAAACCAACACCGATGTACACCAGGGACTTCGGGTCCGTCATAGCGGAACGGAAACCAGCACCCGCGCTCGTACCCACGCCAGCCAAGAACAGCGAGAGCCCCAGCGCCGAAATCGTGCGGTTTGCGTGGTACGGAACCTGCCAGCTGACCTTGCCCGTACGGTTCAACGCACCGAAGATAAGGCCCGCGACGATAGGACCGCCACCGCCGCCGAGCGACAGCACATGACCACCCGGAAGTGGAATCGGAACGAAGCCCAACAGCAAACCAACAAGCAGACCGAACATAAACGGCAGCAAGTCCACGTTCGCCAACTTGCTTTCACTGTCACCGAAGAGCTTATGCACCTTTGGCATATGCTCCGGGGCGGCAATCACGCGGATGCGGTCCGAGTACTGCAGCGTCTCATGCGGGTCCGGGACGACCTCCGTATCGCCACGGCGCAGGCGGGCAATACTGAAACCATTAGCGTACGGATCCAGCTGGCCAATCTGCATGCCAGCAATCTTCGGAGAAGAGATGGTCACCGAAGCAAATTCCAGGCCATCGCGGGGCAGATCCACCGAAGTTTCTTCGCCCAACTGCGGGAACGCGGCGTCGAGAGCCTCCGCAGTGCCGTTGACCATAATTTCCATACCCGGGTGCAGGGGCTCGGCCGGGTTGGCCAGGCGATGCGTCTTGCCCTCGATGACGCGGGTGCCGACGATCCGCTGCCCCGTCAACTGCGCCAAACGACGAACAGTCGGCGACGGCGCACCAGCAGGTGCCTCCGGATCCGCAGCCGTACCCTTCAGCGCGGCTGCGTGCTCCGCGATGCGCACGGTGCGCCATTCCAGCGGCGCAGCAATAAGACCTTCATCTTTTGCGTCCTTGACGTGGTCAACCTTGAGAATCGCGGCACCCACGGCAGCGATAATGATGCACGCCAGCACTGCACCGGGATAGACCAGCGAATAGCCGACGACGGCATCGGCGGCGCGGCCCATATCAATGTCTTCCATTGCGGCCACGATCGCCGCCATACCTGGCGTGGAAGTCAACGCGCCGGCGAACATACCGGCACCAGAGACTTCATCCAAGCTAAAGCTACGCACGAGCCCGTAGGCCAGGCCACCGAGCGCCACCACGGCAATGGCGGTGAACAGGGTCAGACGCCAGCCACGGGTGCGGAATTCGCGGAAGAATTGT
Encoded here:
- the groL gene encoding chaperonin GroEL (60 kDa chaperone family; promotes refolding of misfolded polypeptides especially under stressful conditions; forms two stacked rings of heptamers to form a barrel-shaped 14mer; ends can be capped by GroES; misfolded proteins enter the barrel where they are refolded when GroES binds), which gives rise to MAKLIAFDQEAREGIQRGVDKLADAVKVTLGPRGRNVVLDKAFGGPTVTNDGVTIARDIDLEDPFENLGAQLVKSVAIKTNDIAGDGTTTATLLAQALVAEGLRNVAAGANPVELNKGISKGVELVVEKLRERATPVSTTADIANVATVSSRDQVVGDIVAGAMDKVGKDGVVTVEESQTIESTLDITEGISFDKGYLSPYFVTDPESGQAVLENAQVLLVRNKISSLPEFLPLLEQIAQTGKPTLIMAEDVDGEPLSTLVVNSIRKTLQVVAVKAPYFGERRKAFMDDLAVVTDATVIDPEVGVTLQEAGLDVLGSARRITVTKDETVLVEGAGSAEAVEARREQIRREIENTDSTWDKEKAEERLAKLSGGVAVIRVGAATETEVGERKLRVEDAINAARAAAQEGIIAGGGSALVQIAEELREYAAQFDGEIKVGVLALSRALSKPAFWIAENAGVDGAVVTSKIAELPNGEGYNAATLEYGNLIEQGIIDPVKVTHSAVVNASSVARMVLTTEASVVDKPADPEEQAAGHGHAH
- the groES gene encoding co-chaperone GroES; this encodes MANVNITPLEDRILVQINEAETTTASGLVIPDSAQEKPQEATVIAVGPGRFDDKGERIPVDVKEGDVVIFSKYGGTEIKYNGEEYLILSARDILATVGK
- the tsaD gene encoding tRNA (adenosine(37)-N6)-threonylcarbamoyltransferase complex transferase subunit TsaD: MIIAGIESSCDETAVGILNLHEDGALEPLANVVASSMEQHARFGGVVPEIASRAHLEAMIPVMGEALQQVGVDKPDAVAATVGPGLAGALLVGASAAKAYAAAWGVPFYGVNHLGGHVAVANLEGQTLPHAVALLVSGGHTQLLEVDAVGKPMRELGSTLDDAAGEAYDKVSRLLGLGYPGGPVIDKLAQRGNPKAIRFPRALTRRVDEEKGHRHDFSFSGLKTAVARYVEKAEREGEVISVEDVCASFQEAVADVLTMKAVRACEDTAARVLLLGGGVAANSRLRGLAEERCAAAGIELRVPKFSLCTDNGLMIATLAAELIHAGAQPSDLTVGCNPSLEVETPIVN
- the rimI gene encoding ribosomal protein S18-alanine N-acetyltransferase, whose translation is MSHSKPEFRPLTKADAGRCAELEEILFPGDSPWPKEAFEHELIQPRNTYLGATIEGKLVGYAGLSQAGPQAFPEFEVHTIGVDPAYQGHGLGTALLDQLTDIADAAGGPIFLEVRTDNAPAVGLYEKAGFVRLGIRKNYYPQSHADAYTMKREPRPNEALKENA
- the tsaB gene encoding tRNA (adenosine(37)-N6)-threonylcarbamoyltransferase complex dimerization subunit type 1 TsaB; this translates as MLILAVDTATPDLIVGVVSTETGAAVAEAFEPHVKGHNELLVPTINKVLAEAGCEYADLGGIVVGVGPGPFTGLRVGMVTAAAIGHARGIPVWGVCTHDAIAATMQLEGSALVATDARRREIYWAAYADGARTSGPDVVRPGNLDSPLTECVVIPEKLATQLPEQWQQVPTREPKLSAAGLVATADLNSEPGPLEPLYLRRPDAVPPKQQPKSAAIPDVAL
- a CDS encoding alpha/beta fold hydrolase, with translation MTSLPAVTFTKKYQLGSLFYREVHITQPVRPGGADGPVGTELSVASRIVSRKGGEDLPYLLFLQGGPGMEAPRPFHDPSQPSWLPVALERYQVVFMDQRGTGESSPIDSRILDQGTAAEVAEYLTHFRADAIVRDAEALRTFLGVEQWALLGQSFGGFTSAHYCMSHPQSLSAVFFTGGLPALGHSVEDVYRRTLAAVDVEADRYFTRFPFHRSVWDDLLLQAMKGDIVLPTGEVVSVSRLKSLGMLLGSTHGWQRLHGLLDQDMGSDRFLYDLADALPYSPRNPLYGVLHESCWADGQATSWAASRVSEKPVMTAEHVDPAWFNTVPGWKPWKKVAGILANHPWPQLYDADLLRASQVPGAAAIYVDDIFVPLETSLATSRLMPRVKNWVTSEYAHDGLRVSGGKVLARLFELFDGTRAR